One region of Campylobacter concisus genomic DNA includes:
- a CDS encoding DMT family transporter — translation MKNLSAQNKADIALIVVAIVWGTTFLPMANALKTNGVFVMLFCRFFLSAIFMGLIAFKFSKIFDKKSVVYGTILGVVLFGSFVAQTYALKLTFSSSVAFITGLECVIVPFMTALIFKNKITVFAIFGALIAIFGLWLLSGATLTLGAGEALALLCAIFYALYTSLNGHFVRKCELYLLVFVVFLTVSLLSFIFAFIEGSVVPNYDREFFIAIFITAFIGTIFCYFVQTIAQKYTTASKAALFFCLEPVSAGFIGYFFAGEKLTLIQIFGAILIIFGVIFSEFGKKFSLGQN, via the coding sequence ATGAAAAATTTAAGCGCGCAAAACAAAGCCGACATCGCACTCATCGTAGTTGCCATCGTTTGGGGCACTACGTTTTTACCTATGGCAAACGCGCTAAAGACAAATGGCGTCTTTGTCATGCTCTTTTGCCGGTTTTTTCTCTCGGCTATCTTTATGGGACTTATAGCATTTAAATTTTCTAAAATTTTTGATAAAAAAAGTGTGGTTTATGGCACTATCCTTGGCGTAGTTCTCTTTGGCTCGTTTGTTGCTCAAACTTACGCTCTAAAGCTTACTTTTAGCTCAAGTGTTGCTTTTATTACAGGGCTTGAATGTGTGATTGTGCCTTTTATGACAGCACTCATTTTTAAAAATAAAATAACCGTTTTTGCTATTTTTGGTGCGCTTATTGCTATTTTTGGGCTTTGGCTTTTAAGTGGAGCCACTCTTACTTTAGGAGCTGGCGAGGCACTTGCCCTACTTTGTGCCATATTTTACGCACTTTACACGAGCTTAAATGGCCACTTTGTAAGAAAATGTGAGCTTTATTTGCTTGTATTTGTGGTATTTCTTACCGTCTCTTTACTCTCATTTATCTTTGCGTTTATTGAAGGTAGTGTGGTGCCAAATTACGATAGGGAATTTTTTATAGCAATTTTTATCACTGCATTTATTGGCACAATTTTTTGCTACTTTGTACAAACCATCGCTCAAAAATATACAACAGCCAGCAAAGCAGCTTTATTTTTCTGTCTTGAGCCAGTTTCTGCTGGCTTTATTGGCTATTTTTTCGCTGGTGAAAAGCTAACACTTATACAAATTTTTGGCGCGATCTTAATAATCTTTGGAGTTATCTTTAGCGAATTTGGTAAAAAATTTTCTCTAGGTCAAAACTAG
- a CDS encoding DUF4197 domain-containing protein has translation MKRSLVILCGALALNLQAASMDDMINKGVKIATHASSGDYKSLVSEALNAAVSELSKDGFINNATAKIPLPKSLEMASNLAKKVGGEKWAQDLSKSINNAATTAVPKAAEIFSESIKNMSEADIKKLFNGGSDSVTKYLQQSSSQKLKAAFTPIIEKMMSENSFATAYNGLNSFIGSSAKNNETIKSVKSLAKNLGASEYVPDDGEDLNAYITRKTLDGLFNIMSEKEKGLRSGFSLDSGKKVLDSILK, from the coding sequence ATGAAAAGATCTCTTGTTATTCTTTGTGGCGCGCTTGCTTTAAATTTACAAGCCGCAAGCATGGACGATATGATAAATAAAGGCGTTAAAATCGCCACTCACGCATCAAGTGGCGACTATAAAAGCCTAGTTAGCGAGGCGCTAAATGCCGCTGTTAGCGAGCTTTCAAAAGATGGCTTTATAAACAATGCTACGGCCAAAATTCCACTTCCAAAAAGCCTTGAAATGGCATCAAATTTAGCCAAAAAAGTAGGTGGCGAGAAGTGGGCGCAGGACCTTAGCAAGTCGATAAACAACGCCGCGACCACAGCCGTACCAAAGGCTGCTGAAATTTTTAGCGAAAGCATAAAAAATATGAGCGAGGCTGATATCAAAAAGCTCTTTAATGGTGGCAGCGACAGCGTTACGAAGTATTTGCAGCAAAGCTCCAGCCAAAAGCTAAAGGCGGCATTTACTCCGATAATTGAAAAAATGATGAGCGAAAATAGCTTCGCGACTGCCTATAATGGGCTAAATTCTTTCATTGGTAGCTCAGCAAAAAATAATGAAACTATAAAATCAGTAAAGAGCCTAGCTAAAAATTTAGGTGCAAGTGAGTATGTGCCAGATGACGGCGAGGATCTAAACGCATATATCACAAGAAAGACGTTAGATGGGTTATTTAACATAATGAGCGAGAAAGAAAAGGGGCTAAGAAGCGGCTTTAGCCTAGATAGCGGCAAAAAGGTACTTGACTCGATCCTTAAATGA
- a CDS encoding manganese efflux pump MntP family protein has product MQLLLLSFALSMDSAALNMANGARYKNLALNKILFIAFILGFFQFLMPLLGYLLGVSFAKFISSVDHFIAFFILCFLGFRMFKEACSKEECEYLKIGFKTILYGAFATSIDALAVGVTLSFEEINIFQSSLIIGVVCFALSLIAFYIGKFMGEILEKKALFLGGAILIFLGFKILITHLIENGTVQ; this is encoded by the coding sequence ATGCAACTTTTACTTCTTAGCTTCGCTCTTAGTATGGACAGTGCGGCACTAAATATGGCAAATGGCGCAAGGTATAAAAATTTAGCTCTTAATAAAATTTTATTTATTGCTTTTATACTTGGTTTTTTTCAGTTTCTTATGCCGCTTCTTGGCTATCTTTTAGGTGTTAGTTTTGCAAAATTTATAAGCTCGGTTGATCATTTCATTGCATTTTTTATACTTTGCTTTCTTGGTTTTAGAATGTTTAAAGAAGCCTGTAGCAAAGAGGAGTGTGAGTATCTTAAGATAGGATTTAAGACCATTTTGTATGGGGCATTTGCCACTAGTATAGACGCTCTTGCCGTTGGCGTCACACTTAGCTTTGAAGAGATAAATATCTTTCAAAGCTCGCTCATCATCGGTGTAGTCTGCTTTGCATTAAGTTTGATTGCTTTTTATATAGGTAAATTTATGGGTGAAATTTTAGAAAAAAAGGCGCTCTTTTTGGGAGGAGCGATATTAATTTTTCTAGGTTTTAAAATTTTAATAACGCATTTAATTGAGAACGGCACAGTTCAATAA
- the nfo gene encoding deoxyribonuclease IV, which translates to MRYIGAHVSAAGGVFNAPLNAAKIGANAFALFTKNQRQWNAKELSASEIEQFKENLKISGISTKHVLPHSSYLINLGHPDEEARAKSLEAFIDEIDRASKLGLELLNFHPGSHLKQISEKECLDNITNCMNVALKRTSGVKLVIENTAAQGSNLGFSFKQIAYLIERVDDESRVGVCFDTCHAFAAGYDLRSKEAYDKTMGEFDAIIGYKFLSGMHLNDAKFGLGSKKDRHESLGKGELGFSAFKNIINDDKIGEIPLILETIDESIWEEEIKILRNFEKEKL; encoded by the coding sequence ATGAGATACATCGGAGCTCACGTAAGTGCGGCTGGAGGCGTGTTTAACGCTCCGTTAAATGCTGCAAAAATAGGAGCAAATGCTTTTGCGCTTTTTACAAAAAATCAACGCCAGTGGAATGCAAAAGAGCTAAGTGCTAGCGAAATAGAGCAGTTTAAAGAAAATCTAAAAATTTCTGGCATAAGCACAAAGCATGTTTTGCCACACAGCAGTTACTTGATAAATTTAGGCCATCCAGATGAGGAGGCAAGAGCAAAGTCACTTGAAGCCTTTATAGATGAGATAGATCGCGCCAGTAAGCTTGGGCTAGAGCTTTTAAATTTTCATCCAGGCTCACATCTAAAACAAATAAGCGAAAAAGAGTGCTTAGATAATATCACAAACTGCATGAACGTGGCACTTAAACGCACAAGCGGTGTAAAGCTAGTCATCGAAAATACAGCTGCACAAGGCTCAAATTTAGGCTTTAGTTTTAAGCAGATTGCTTATTTGATAGAGCGAGTAGACGATGAGAGTAGGGTTGGTGTTTGCTTTGATACCTGTCACGCATTTGCTGCTGGATATGATCTAAGAAGTAAAGAGGCCTACGATAAGACGATGGGAGAATTTGATGCGATCATCGGCTATAAATTTTTATCTGGCATGCATTTAAATGATGCAAAATTTGGGCTTGGCTCGAAAAAAGATAGACATGAGAGTCTTGGCAAGGGTGAGCTTGGATTTAGTGCTTTTAAAAATATAATAAATGATGATAAAATAGGCGAAATTCCTTTAATATTAGAGACGATTGACGAGAGTATTTGGGAAGAAGAGATAAAAATTCTAAGAAATTTCGAAAAGGAAAAACTATGA
- a CDS encoding OmpP1/FadL family transporter: protein MKKALLSIIMASTLLNAGGYKVPEQSADSLGLAASNVAFSFGADAAYFNPANMMFLDGRHHIESTLGWFHINKLEFKSDSGKSYRSEKFDSLAGTFSFVTPEIYENWKFGLALAVPAAVGVSWEDPATAFTAKRFKLQVVELNPTVAYRINDKLAIALGARGVYTKGKIASDFGRIGYREIKGDGMGYGYNVALTYRPIEDLSFAVTYRSNVNLELKGHTDADFNGALSPISYHGKTKVEIPLPAQLVLATGYKFSDLTVLLAFERTYWSKFKGYDFEYMDKGPAHSHPAFARFMDDPVIKNAKDTNTYRLGLAYDVNEKFRLMAGFAYDEDITSSKHTGLELPNTTSKVYSFGVNYKFTPNLEIALGYVYQHRDKKRATSISTANGKMSGEFDTGTIQILGTTFKYTF, encoded by the coding sequence ATGAAAAAAGCGCTATTAAGCATTATTATGGCATCTACTTTGCTAAATGCTGGAGGTTATAAGGTCCCTGAGCAAAGTGCTGATTCTTTAGGGCTTGCTGCTAGTAACGTAGCCTTTAGTTTTGGGGCTGATGCGGCGTATTTTAACCCTGCAAATATGATGTTTTTAGATGGACGCCATCACATAGAAAGTACCCTTGGCTGGTTTCATATAAATAAGCTTGAGTTTAAAAGTGATAGTGGCAAAAGCTATAGATCAGAAAAATTTGACTCGCTAGCTGGTACATTTAGTTTTGTAACGCCAGAAATTTATGAAAACTGGAAATTTGGTTTAGCTCTTGCCGTTCCTGCTGCTGTTGGTGTATCATGGGAGGATCCAGCTACTGCATTTACCGCTAAAAGGTTTAAGCTACAAGTTGTTGAGTTAAATCCAACCGTAGCTTACCGCATAAACGATAAACTTGCCATTGCTCTTGGTGCTAGAGGTGTTTACACCAAAGGTAAGATAGCAAGTGACTTTGGACGAATAGGCTACAGAGAGATAAAAGGCGATGGTATGGGTTATGGCTACAATGTTGCGCTTACTTATAGACCTATTGAGGATTTGAGCTTTGCTGTTACTTACCGCTCAAATGTAAATTTAGAACTTAAAGGCCATACAGATGCTGATTTTAACGGAGCGCTATCTCCTATAAGCTATCATGGCAAAACAAAAGTCGAGATCCCGCTTCCTGCTCAGCTTGTACTTGCAACTGGATATAAATTTAGTGATCTAACCGTTTTGCTAGCTTTTGAGAGGACGTATTGGTCTAAATTTAAAGGCTATGACTTTGAATACATGGATAAAGGTCCAGCTCACTCGCATCCGGCTTTTGCAAGATTTATGGATGATCCAGTCATTAAAAATGCAAAAGATACGAATACATATAGACTAGGTCTTGCCTATGACGTAAATGAAAAATTTAGGCTAATGGCTGGCTTTGCCTATGATGAAGACATTACAAGTAGCAAGCATACTGGCTTAGAGCTTCCAAATACTACATCTAAGGTATATTCTTTTGGAGTAAATTATAAATTTACACCAAATCTTGAAATAGCACTTGGATATGTTTATCAACACCGTGATAAGAAGCGTGCAACAAGTATTTCAACAGCTAATGGAAAAATGTCAGGGGAATTTGATACTGGTACGATCCAAATTCTTGGTACGACTTTTAAATATACATTTTAG
- a CDS encoding fatty acid--CoA ligase, whose amino-acid sequence MRYSYNNFYEILTKVAKENPNQVVLFEEKEKLKYRELKQNVDKVAAYLQLAGVKFGDKVAMAVTNSKEFIISYLAITAIGGIAVPMNTFLKANEFEYIINDCGAKVLFASSSLAKELIALNELEILRKIIWIGAIPKKLQSASKDEYIDTDEEYGESAYLTSTPQISKEDMSKGYENNGLVKNINFIETLNHKYALSITKYPVIEDLMHIIYTSGTTGKPKGAMISYKNIFSNLIGAHERFIVKKSDRFIVFLPMFHSFTLTAMVLLPIFASASMVLVKSVFPFSNVLKQTLLKRVTVFLGIPAIYTAIGKAKIPWYFRWFNRIRLFVSGAAPLAKQTIDDFRVKFPRATLVEGYGLSECSPVVAANLYDKQKLLSVGPVLDGYEVKIVNDEMMELPVGQIGEIIIKGDCVMQGYYGMPSITDETIINGWLKTGDLGKVDEEGFIYIVDRKKDLIISKGINIYPREIEEVIYKLEAAEATAVIGVKDVHADEEVVAFIQVKEGMDLDEKTVREHLKKNLANFKIPKSIYFAEELPRNATGKVLKRVLKEQIEQMKDKF is encoded by the coding sequence ATGCGATACTCTTATAATAATTTTTATGAAATTTTAACCAAAGTAGCAAAGGAAAATCCAAATCAAGTAGTTCTTTTTGAAGAAAAAGAGAAGCTAAAATATCGCGAATTAAAGCAAAATGTCGATAAAGTGGCAGCTTATTTGCAACTTGCTGGAGTAAAATTTGGTGATAAAGTAGCTATGGCGGTTACAAACTCGAAAGAATTTATCATCTCATACCTTGCGATAACTGCAATAGGCGGTATCGCAGTGCCTATGAATACTTTTTTAAAAGCAAACGAGTTTGAATATATCATAAATGATTGCGGTGCAAAGGTGCTTTTTGCGTCTAGCTCGCTTGCAAAAGAGTTAATCGCATTAAATGAGCTTGAAATTTTAAGAAAGATAATCTGGATCGGAGCAATACCAAAGAAACTTCAAAGTGCCTCAAAGGATGAATATATAGACACTGACGAAGAGTATGGCGAGAGTGCGTATCTTACTTCAACACCTCAAATTTCAAAAGAGGATATGAGTAAGGGTTATGAAAATAATGGCCTTGTTAAAAACATAAATTTTATAGAAACTCTAAATCACAAATACGCTCTTAGTATCACAAAGTATCCGGTAATAGAAGACTTAATGCATATAATTTACACTTCAGGCACTACTGGCAAGCCAAAAGGTGCGATGATAAGCTATAAAAATATCTTTTCAAATTTAATTGGAGCTCATGAACGTTTCATAGTGAAAAAAAGCGATCGTTTCATAGTCTTTTTACCGATGTTTCATAGTTTTACGCTAACTGCAATGGTGTTGCTTCCGATATTTGCGAGTGCTTCGATGGTTCTTGTAAAGTCGGTATTCCCATTTTCAAATGTGTTAAAACAAACTTTGCTAAAGCGTGTAACTGTATTCTTAGGAATTCCAGCCATCTATACAGCTATTGGTAAGGCTAAAATTCCTTGGTATTTTAGATGGTTTAACCGCATTAGATTATTTGTAAGTGGTGCAGCTCCGCTTGCAAAGCAGACGATAGATGACTTTAGGGTGAAATTTCCGCGTGCAACACTTGTTGAGGGATATGGACTTAGCGAATGCTCACCTGTCGTAGCTGCAAATTTATATGATAAACAAAAGCTTTTAAGTGTAGGGCCTGTGCTTGATGGCTATGAGGTAAAGATCGTAAATGATGAGATGATGGAGCTTCCAGTTGGACAGATCGGTGAGATCATCATAAAGGGCGACTGCGTCATGCAAGGCTACTATGGTATGCCAAGCATCACTGATGAGACCATAATAAACGGCTGGTTAAAGACCGGAGATCTTGGAAAAGTCGATGAAGAGGGCTTTATCTATATCGTTGATCGTAAAAAAGACCTTATCATATCAAAGGGCATTAACATCTATCCACGTGAGATCGAAGAGGTTATTTACAAACTTGAAGCAGCCGAAGCAACAGCGGTAATTGGCGTAAAAGACGTACATGCCGATGAAGAGGTCGTCGCTTTCATACAAGTAAAAGAGGGCATGGATCTTGATGAAAAAACAGTAAGAGAGCATTTGAAGAAAAATTTAGCGAATTTCAAGATACCAAAGAGTATCTATTTTGCCGAAGAGTTGCCTAGAAATGCTACTGGCAAGGTGCTAAAACGTGTATTAAAAGAGCAAATAGAGCAGATGAAGGATAAATTTTAG
- a CDS encoding ATP-binding protein has translation MKYLLDFLNQDLKKSKIYELIKCGDEEGEILKYLSKAYVQGTANMSVFELLGAVFGTQNDKQLLYLKFIKNLLDSGWIVQNYSLFKIPESTQRASAQGLLSLLHSEISLSATFLKILEDGNADINLPELTPYEDHLEYLKDQFLKVELYSKAAIFGDGSSDAKKRINEQISELTKRINERVKLSKISLKIEQIFKENSLDEKEQIIFLALLKEEYAGDFENGRDLNTLVELISKDELERIKNRTLLEEGSRLIEGALIDYDEVLNAYGNVSKSFFINEEILQSIMHPKNDKNSKKIKIESLVKEQEIFELIEPVTSLEDVVLNEKTKQLLSTILKQVDKKVLARLSSWGIKTRKNIDAKIIFYGEPGTGKTMSAVGLAKSLKKQILSFDCSKILSKYVGESEQNVRKIFDTYKEICKKSGSEPVLLLNEADQFLSTRVESSSGAEKMHNQMQNIFLEQIERFEGVLIATTNFLQSLDVAFSRRFDYKIEFKKPDYNGRLAIWRKILPENASFEDGFSVERLAEFNLSGAQIVLALKNTALKVAIKDDGIFTFEDFKMTIERELNSSFGEDKKMGFGS, from the coding sequence GTGAAATACTTGCTTGATTTTTTAAACCAGGACCTCAAAAAAAGTAAAATTTACGAGCTGATAAAGTGCGGCGATGAAGAGGGAGAAATTTTAAAATATCTAAGTAAAGCTTATGTGCAAGGAACGGCTAATATGAGCGTTTTTGAGCTACTTGGAGCAGTCTTTGGCACGCAAAATGATAAGCAGCTTTTGTATCTAAAATTTATAAAAAATTTGCTTGATAGCGGTTGGATTGTACAAAATTATAGTCTTTTTAAAATACCTGAGAGCACGCAAAGGGCTTCAGCTCAAGGACTTCTTTCGTTGCTTCATTCTGAAATTTCTCTATCAGCCACATTTTTAAAAATTCTTGAAGATGGCAACGCTGATATAAATTTACCAGAGCTTACGCCATATGAGGATCATTTGGAGTATTTAAAAGATCAGTTTTTAAAAGTAGAGCTTTACTCAAAGGCTGCTATTTTTGGCGATGGCTCAAGTGATGCAAAAAAGCGCATAAATGAGCAAATTTCTGAGCTTACAAAGCGAATCAACGAGCGCGTAAAACTAAGCAAGATCAGCCTAAAGATAGAGCAAATTTTTAAAGAAAACTCACTTGACGAAAAAGAGCAGATTATATTTTTAGCCCTTTTAAAAGAGGAGTACGCGGGAGATTTTGAAAATGGCCGCGACCTAAACACGCTAGTTGAGCTAATAAGCAAAGACGAGCTTGAACGCATCAAAAATCGTACTCTTTTAGAGGAGGGCTCAAGGCTCATCGAAGGCGCGCTAATCGACTACGACGAGGTTTTAAACGCTTATGGCAACGTAAGCAAGAGCTTTTTTATAAATGAAGAAATTTTGCAAAGCATAATGCACCCAAAAAATGACAAAAATAGCAAGAAAATCAAGATCGAAAGCCTGGTAAAAGAGCAAGAAATTTTTGAGCTCATTGAGCCAGTAACGAGCCTAGAAGACGTCGTGCTAAACGAAAAGACAAAGCAGCTTTTAAGCACGATACTAAAGCAAGTCGATAAAAAAGTGCTTGCTAGACTTAGCAGCTGGGGCATAAAAACTAGAAAAAACATAGACGCTAAGATCATCTTTTACGGCGAGCCTGGCACTGGTAAGACGATGAGCGCCGTTGGGCTTGCAAAGAGCCTAAAGAAGCAAATTTTAAGCTTTGACTGTTCAAAAATTTTAAGCAAATATGTCGGCGAGAGCGAGCAAAATGTAAGGAAAATTTTTGATACTTACAAAGAAATTTGCAAAAAAAGTGGCAGCGAGCCAGTGCTCTTACTAAACGAGGCCGATCAGTTTTTAAGCACAAGAGTAGAGAGCTCGAGCGGGGCTGAAAAGATGCATAATCAAATGCAAAATATCTTTTTAGAGCAGATCGAGCGCTTTGAGGGCGTGCTTATCGCAACGACAAATTTCTTACAAAGCCTTGATGTGGCGTTTTCTAGAAGATTTGACTATAAGATCGAGTTTAAAAAGCCTGATTATAACGGCAGGCTTGCCATTTGGCGTAAAATTTTGCCTGAAAATGCGAGCTTTGAAGATGGCTTTAGCGTAGAAAGGCTGGCTGAGTTTAACCTAAGTGGTGCGCAGATCGTCCTCGCGCTAAAAAATACTGCACTAAAAGTTGCTATAAAAGATGATGGGATTTTTACCTTTGAGGACTTCAAAATGACGATAGAGCGTGAGCTAAACTCAAGCTTTGGCGAAGATAAAAAGATGGGATTTGGCTCTTAA
- the fliI gene encoding flagellar protein export ATPase FliI — protein sequence MSLEHINLKLQEGVKLSNTFGIITKITATTIEITGLRPSIGDIVRIVAKDKSKNGLGMVTQIKTDGAYISPFGFVEGFRIGDFVYESDQGMNIPVGPNLLGRVVDPFMKPIDGKGSIDTTEYVPIMRAPIDAMKRGLINEPFSVGIKTIDGLLTCGKGQKLGIFAGSGVGKSTLMGMIVKNTLAPIKVVALIGERGREVPEFIEKNLGGDLEGTVIIVATSDDSSLMRKYGAFCAMSVAEYFKQQGNDVLFIMDSVTRFAMAQREIGLALGEPPTSKGYPPSSLTLLPQLMERAGKEEGKGSITAFFTVLVEGDDMSDPIADQSRSILDGHIVLSRELTDFGIYPPINIQNSASRVMGDVTSKEHKLNAMKFKRLYSLLKENEVLLRIGAYQKGSDKELDLAISKKEFMENFLKQSSEEAFALEEVEELLDKINQ from the coding sequence TTGAGCTTAGAACATATAAATTTAAAGCTTCAAGAGGGTGTGAAACTCTCAAACACCTTTGGCATCATAACTAAAATCACAGCTACGACTATCGAGATCACTGGACTTCGTCCAAGCATCGGCGACATCGTGCGTATAGTTGCAAAAGACAAAAGCAAAAACGGCCTTGGCATGGTTACGCAGATAAAGACAGATGGCGCTTATATCAGCCCATTTGGCTTTGTTGAGGGATTTAGGATAGGTGACTTTGTCTATGAAAGCGATCAAGGTATGAATATACCAGTTGGTCCAAATTTGCTTGGGCGCGTGGTTGATCCGTTTATGAAGCCAATAGACGGTAAAGGGTCGATTGATACGACTGAGTATGTGCCAATCATGAGAGCACCAATTGACGCTATGAAAAGGGGGCTTATAAACGAGCCTTTTAGCGTTGGGATAAAGACGATAGACGGGCTACTTACTTGTGGTAAAGGGCAAAAACTGGGAATTTTTGCAGGTTCAGGCGTAGGCAAATCAACCCTCATGGGCATGATCGTAAAAAATACGCTAGCTCCCATAAAAGTAGTCGCACTAATAGGCGAGCGTGGTCGCGAGGTGCCTGAATTTATCGAAAAAAACCTAGGCGGCGACCTGGAGGGCACGGTCATCATCGTAGCAACCAGTGATGATAGCTCGCTCATGCGAAAGTACGGCGCATTTTGCGCGATGAGCGTGGCTGAGTACTTCAAACAACAAGGCAATGACGTGCTTTTCATCATGGATAGCGTGACACGTTTTGCTATGGCACAGCGTGAGATCGGCCTTGCACTTGGCGAGCCACCGACCTCAAAGGGCTATCCACCAAGCTCACTCACACTTTTACCTCAACTAATGGAGCGCGCTGGCAAAGAGGAAGGCAAGGGCAGTATCACAGCGTTTTTCACCGTGCTAGTCGAGGGCGATGATATGAGCGATCCGATAGCTGACCAAAGCCGCTCTATCCTAGACGGCCACATCGTGCTAAGCCGCGAGCTAACGGACTTTGGCATCTACCCACCTATCAATATCCAAAACTCGGCCTCGCGTGTCATGGGAGATGTGACCAGTAAAGAGCACAAGCTAAATGCGATGAAATTTAAGCGTCTCTACTCGCTTTTAAAAGAAAATGAGGTCTTGCTTCGTATCGGCGCATATCAAAAGGGCAGCGACAAGGAGCTTGACCTTGCGATCTCAAAAAAAGAATTTATGGAAAATTTCTTAAAACAAAGCTCAGAAGAAGCCTTTGCGCTTGAAGAGGTCGAAGAGCTGCTTGATAAAATCAATCAGTAA
- the folE gene encoding GTP cyclohydrolase I FolE produces the protein MQESFENSVKNMLTIIGEDPNREGLLKTPERVYKAFKFLTSGYDQDPKEVLGDALFTSSNNEMVLMRNIEFYSLCEHHLLPIIGRVHVAYIPNGKVVGLSKIPRMVNIYARRLQIQEQMTEQIAKALEDVIAPKGVGVVVEARHMCVEMRGVQKINSTTTTSALRGCFIKNADTRREFFSLINSPRETHF, from the coding sequence ATGCAAGAGAGTTTTGAAAATTCGGTTAAAAATATGCTAACTATTATTGGTGAAGATCCAAACAGAGAGGGGCTTTTAAAAACTCCTGAGCGCGTTTATAAAGCTTTTAAATTTCTAACTAGCGGATACGATCAAGACCCAAAAGAGGTGCTTGGCGATGCGCTATTTACTAGCTCAAATAATGAAATGGTTCTCATGCGAAATATTGAGTTTTACAGTCTTTGCGAGCACCATTTGTTGCCTATTATTGGCCGAGTACATGTAGCGTACATCCCAAATGGCAAAGTCGTTGGCCTTAGTAAAATTCCTCGCATGGTAAATATATACGCAAGACGCCTTCAAATCCAAGAGCAGATGACCGAGCAGATCGCAAAGGCACTCGAGGACGTTATCGCTCCAAAAGGTGTTGGAGTAGTTGTTGAGGCTAGGCATATGTGCGTTGAGATGAGGGGTGTGCAAAAGATAAACTCAACCACTACGACCTCGGCTCTTAGGGGCTGCTTTATCAAAAACGCAGATACGAGACGAGAATTTTTCTCGCTTATAAATTCTCCTAGGGAAACGCATTTTTGA